CGTTACCTTCTATCTTGATGGGACGGCCCTCACGGGTTTTCACCACCAGGGGAACATATTCACCGTCTACAGCATAGGCAGAAGCATAATAGTTGGGTACACCGGGGGTGATATCCTGCGGTTTATTTACGTAAGGGATGGCCTTCTTCACCGGGATATCGCAGCTTGCGGCAATGGTTGCGGCAGCCGTGGTAAACCCGAGGTATTTCAAGAAATCCCGGCGGGGGGTCGTAGCATTCAGCAGGCTTTCACTCTCTTCAAACGGCAGGTCTTCCCTGAATTCGTTTTTCACAGCTTCTTTATGCGCAGCCGTATTGTGCAACTCCTCCAAGCCTTTCCAATACTTTTTTTGCTCCATGTGATTATATCGAGTTACGATTTAAAAATGTTGAGTTACTAGCTCCTTATCCTTATAATATTAATAGTGGCATTTTTGACACTCGGTACCACCCACCATTTCTACCGTCACATCTTTGATCTTGCCGTCTTTTATGTCCGTATGCAATTTCTCGAAGATGCTGTAATAGTTGTTCTCTGCGAACTGTACTTTGGTGGTACGGTGGCAGTTCACGCACCATCCCATGGAAAGGTCTGCAAACTGATGCACCTCATCCATATTCTGGATCTCGCCGTGGCAGGTCTGGCATTGTACTTTACCCGCTGCTACGTGCTGTGAGTGGTTGAAGTACACATGGTCAGGCAGGTTGTGGATCTTGATCCACTCGATAGGCTGACCGGGTTTGGTATAACGCTGGGCGCCGGGATCCCATCCAACATGGTCGAACAGTTTCTGTATCTCGGCGGTACCGTTCACCTTCTTGCCTTCAGCAGTGTACAGGTCCGGTCCGGTATATTCTGTGATCGCCTTGTGACAGTTCATGCAGACGTTCTCGGAAGGGATCATGGCATGCTTGCTCTTCTCTGCGGAAGAGTGGCAGTACAGGCAGTTGATCTGGTTAATACCGGCGTGTATCTTGTGCGAGTAGAAGATCGGTTGCTCCGGCATATAATCCTGCTGGCGGCCCAGGCCTATAGCGCCCTGGATGGTGAAGTACCCGCCAACAACGAATAATACGATGATACCGAGCGCGATATAAGCTTTGTTTTTATAAAAGGGAACGGGTTCAGGTTGCTCGTGTCCTTCTTTTTCCGCAGCCAGCTTGTTGAGGTTGCTGTTGATCTGCATCAGGATCACCGCCACAATGGCAAGGATCAGGGTAATAATGCCGAAAAGGAGGCTGTTGCCACCGGAATCTTCAGCAGCAGCGCCTGCTTCCGCACCTGTTTCCTTGGGACCGGCAGCAGCTTTCGTCTCCTCCGCGGCAATATATGCCAGGATGTTATCAATATCCTCATCCTTGAGGCCGGGGAAGGCCGTCATCGGAAGCTTGTTATATTGATTAAAGAGATCGTTGGCGTATTTGTCGCCAGTAGCCAGAACGGACGCGGAATTGCGGATCCACTGATGGAGAAGCTTTTTATCAGGCCATCTCTCCTCTACACCGGCCAGTGCCGGTCCGGTCAGCTTCTTGTGAACATTGTGACAGGAAGCACATTGTTGCTGAAATAGCGTCTTACCCGCACCAGGATCTGCTGCCCGAGCCACGGAAATAGAACTAACCAGTCCCGCGCATAGGATAAGAACACTCACTAATTGCTTACGCAAACGAATGGAAACACGACGATACACAGCCTATTTAGTTTAGATTTGACCTAAGGTTTCTTTAAAAGTGCCAGCAAAAATAAGACAGAATGTTGACAATTTACCAACAATTAAAAAAAAGTTGCCCTTGTTTTGATAGCCCTTTTTATATATTATCCGCGAGACGAACATCCCGCCAAATGCTTTGTCACAGCTGATTCTAACTACATGCTCCTATACCGTGGCCCAAGGTCTCCATCGAATACCTGACAAAAATCATATTTCCGCAAAAACAGAAAACCGGGGTATTGAGTGATATTATTTTTACCTGACCTGAAATGTCACTTATATATACAAAGAAATTTTGTTGGGTGAAAATATGCTGTTCTACCCTTCCTTAACAAGATATCAAAATAATGGTTTACTTCTCCTGATTTCGGTCACCCGGGGTCCATTCACCCTCCTTATTTGCCCTGTAACCTTAAATTTAATGAAAAAAGACTGACCCGTAAAGTCTTATCTGCCTATTTTTGCACCTCATAAAATAACAGGCTTGAAGAACATTGCCATTTTTGCATCGGGCGCAGGCAGTAATGCCCGGAAGATCATCGACCATTTCAGGCATTCCGGCCTGGCCAAAGTGACGCTCATCCTCTCCAACAAGGCCGAGGCCGGTATTTTCAGGATCGCGGAAGAGGAACAGATACCCGCCGTGCTGATCGACAAGGAAGCGTTCTTCCGGGGTGACCGGTATGTAAAGCTGTTACAGGATGCAAAAACAGACCTGGTAGTACTGGCCGGTTTCCTTTGGAAAGTGCCCGCTAATCTGATTGCCGCATTTCCGGGACATATAATTAATATACATCCCGCACTTTTACCTAAATTCGGCGGCAAGGGCATGTACGGCCATTTTGTACATGAGGCGGTGCTGGCTGCCGGAGAAACGGAAAGCGGCATCACCATCCATTATGTAAATGAAAAGTACGACGACGGCGG
This genomic stretch from Chitinophaga sp. XS-30 harbors:
- a CDS encoding c-type cytochrome, with amino-acid sequence MARAADPGAGKTLFQQQCASCHNVHKKLTGPALAGVEERWPDKKLLHQWIRNSASVLATGDKYANDLFNQYNKLPMTAFPGLKDEDIDNILAYIAAEETKAAAGPKETGAEAGAAAEDSGGNSLLFGIITLILAIVAVILMQINSNLNKLAAEKEGHEQPEPVPFYKNKAYIALGIIVLFVVGGYFTIQGAIGLGRQQDYMPEQPIFYSHKIHAGINQINCLYCHSSAEKSKHAMIPSENVCMNCHKAITEYTGPDLYTAEGKKVNGTAEIQKLFDHVGWDPGAQRYTKPGQPIEWIKIHNLPDHVYFNHSQHVAAGKVQCQTCHGEIQNMDEVHQFADLSMGWCVNCHRTTKVQFAENNYYSIFEKLHTDIKDGKIKDVTVEMVGGTECQKCHY
- a CDS encoding phosphoribosylglycinamide formyltransferase, whose product is MKNIAIFASGAGSNARKIIDHFRHSGLAKVTLILSNKAEAGIFRIAEEEQIPAVLIDKEAFFRGDRYVKLLQDAKTDLVVLAGFLWKVPANLIAAFPGHIINIHPALLPKFGGKGMYGHFVHEAVLAAGETESGITIHYVNEKYDDGGVILQERCAISPDDTPETLARKVQVLEHQWFPLIVERLLTSES